The DNA region ACTGGGATCTCGCCGTTAACTATACAGATGATCAATCATAATTGGAGAATCCTGCTTTGATGGAAGGATGCCCTGTTTCTTGGATTATTTTGATCAATCATAATTGGAGAATCCTGCTTTGATGGAAGGATGCCCTGTTTCTTGGATTATTTTGATCATCTGTAGCAAGAAATTGCATCATTTGGATGAACTTTTATATGCAAGTTGCTGTAGTTGCACTGAATGAAATTGCGTTCTGTTGGCATATGCTTACAGTCATACATGACACAATGTTTGACAGTCTTTGGTAACGAACTGAAATTATGGTCAATTAATTCCAAATTTGATAATCAGTTCAGCAGAGAATAATATGTTATCTTTATTCGTGGACATCTTAATATTTAAACCATggatatatgattttttaagtgttgtaacttttgttatatttacCTTCCTAATTTTTCAGTAAATGAGTCATGATAGCTATAGCTAGCATCGTGCTCCAGATtgggatgctaaacttgttagCTCTTCTATTAGAACTTCATTGAGATTGGCATGTTAAGAGAATTAACAggtcctataaaaaaaataaaaaaaaaaaaaaaatttaacaggTTGGCAGAGAAGACATGTAGCCTACGTTTgtttggtttggatttctagTTTAGACCTGTACAAGGATCGGCTGGCCCACCTGAAAAGAATGTATTTGGTATCGAATGATACTAATCAAAATCTAATGAATGGGAGATATATGCCCAAAATAAACCTCAGCTCCTTGAACACCTTTGAGATTAGTGGTAGAATGttgatatagttttttttttgaaagggaagCATGACTTTCATTAAAATAGAGGAATAGTCATACAATAATCTGCAGAAGCAGAGCCAACATGCTAGATATTACAACTGATCAGCTTGGACTAATGCAGCGATAAAGGGAGGAGTAACCCCTCTCCAGTCTTGGGAACATTCTGCCCTGCGAGCATAGTGGGCTAGTTCGTGTGCCACCTGATTAAACTGTCTAGAGGTATGCTGGAAAGTGCAGGACTCAAAGGAATTGCGACTTTGCAGGATGACTTGGATGATATGACCTGAGCTACAACCTGTACACTTGTCATTAACGGCTTGGATTACGGCAAGAGCATTAGACTCCATTAAGACACGAGAGAGGTGCAATTCTTGAGCTAGCATGACACCATGAAGCAAGGCCAAGGTTTCAACCAAGTCTGCAGAGTAACCCGCCTTCAAGATTTTGCAGCTGGCTGCTATTACTTGGCCGGTGTAGTCTCTAATGATTGCTCCAACACTAGAATTCCCCCCAAGGTTCGAAGTTGCTCCATCCACGTTTACCTTAAAGAAACCTGGAGGGGGGAGGTTCCATTTGGTGGGAAGAGGCCTCAGTTGGGGGAAGTCCCAATCAGCTGCATTGTAGGAGTCTTCAACCACATTTTTTGCAATCTGCCAGACTTGTTGATGGGATAAGCAGTTTCCTTCGTGGACCACCTTGTTTCTATTATACCAGATAGCCCAAGCAATTCCAAAGAAGTACTCCAGGTCATGCTGGGGATGATGGGAAAGGAGGAACATGGCTGAGTCAATGAAGGACCACCGAATCTCTCTTGTATTTAGGGGGTTTTCAGGCCATAGATTCCAGACAGGAGAGGAGAAGTCACAGCATAGAAGGGCATGGTTGATGCTTTCGAGGGCTTTTTTGCAAATTGGACAGCTCCAATTGTTGCTGATTTTCCAGCTGCAAATAGCTTCCATAGTGGGGAGGCCGTAAGCACAGACTCTCCAtgcaaaaattttgacttttggggGGAGATTCAGGTGCCAAAGTTTCTTCTAAAGTAGTTTATAGGGGTCCCCAGAGGAGCACTcaccttcttttctttcttccatcAAGTTGTAAGCAACATGGTATGCACTCTTCACCGTAAAGTCTCCTCTGCTATTACCCAGCCAGATCAGTTTGTCCTCGGGCATACTGTAGGTTAATGGTGTTTTTAGAATTACTTCAGCCTCAAAAGGGAGGAAAGTTGCTCTAACTAAGCTGACATTCCACCACCTTGTGTTAGGGTCAATGAGTGCAAAAACCATGGGGAATTCCGGGATTGATGTAATATTATTTGATATTACTGGATTTTGATATGACTGATGTAATATTATTTGATATTACATGCTTTTTCTTCACGGAGCCTGCCTTCATTGAAAgcgggcttgggcttgggcttaaGGCTCTATGAGCCGAGATGGGCATAAGTTGTAAACCTGTTTAAATTTTTGGGCCACGTATGGCCTAGGTACAAAATAACAAATAGTcccattttatataatttttttttatttacttttatttggCGTAAATCTTACTTGCAATTTCAGTTTATAGCTTGAGAACTTGGGagggtaaaaaaatagaaagagccCAAGGATAGGTTATTATGCAATATTCACCTTGACTTCAAAGTTGTTAAAAGATAGTTGAATGTTTTGAGTTTCTTAATCTTGAACTAGATTACTACTATATTTAGTCAGTTATTGGGCTTGTGCCTGGGAACGTTTTGGGCCAGCTCAGGAGCTGAATTGAGGCCCAAGGTAGAAGCAAGGCCTGGGCCCTACAGGTTTAATCTTAATGTTTGCATTCCCTGCCTGGTCCATGAacagatctttttttttttttgttgataagcgGTCAGAAAATGAACAGATCTAATTATGACTCACTGTAGTATCTTTTAACATAATTGTAAAAAGGACTCTTGTCTGTTCTTTAACATGCATAATTCAATTTGTAAAGGACTAGCTGTTTGACTTCCAAGGTCGCTTATGGCTCTCCCTTTattgacaaatgaagtttttgttcATCAATGTCGTCACAAAGAAATGGCCtcaatttatgaaattttaactTGCTAGAAATTTACTCATAAATGGAGTTTGCATTATTCTTCCAGATCCTCCTACAGGATGAGTTAttacttacaagttacaacttgGTTTGGTGGGTTATGTAGTAAATTCCGTTGCTTTTGATTTGATCATGTAGTGTCGGTGATTTAAACTCTGCCaccatattctttttttttttgggttttaaatcaCCGACACTACATGGTCAAATCAAAAGCAATGGGATTTACCACATACCCACCATGTTCTACTTTGTATTATAGCTGGGGCCTTGGTATTAACTGTTACACGTTAATTTGGACCAGAAAAGCTTGCTCTCATGACTGTGTATTACGTAATATTTATTGTTCATATTTATTAGATGTCGTTGTTAAGCATGTGAACCCCTTCTTCTTCATCTATATATTTGCATACAACAGCGACCTCTGCTGCTCTCTTTGTCACAATGCTGCCAAATTTCGAGTCCCAGAAAGTGAGACTACCCAAGTACTAACCATTTTTGGTAGACAGGGAAGTTTAAGGATGTGCTGTCGATGGTGTAGAGAGATAGTGTCCCTACTCATTGAGTATCAGTCTACGAGAGGACCATTTTCGTAATAAATCAAAgcgttttaaaattttaatacggGAGAGCCCACATGATGAGTATGATCGTCCAAGTGAAATCACAAGATATTTTTGCACTAGTGAGCTGTGAGTAGTGTTGTCCAAGTCAGCACATTATGCACATGTAGACGGGGGATGTCTCCCAgactttttgaaatttatttatgagtttggttaacggtttttgattttttaatagacaattttagaaatttttttgatatataccgattttatgggaaatatataaaattattaaaaaattaattatttttttttataaaattttttttaaaatatttttaaaagttgttaaaaaatcaattactttttttagagaatctgttaactttttatttatttatttacccaTGTGTTagttagagagaaagagagagatttcgattattaattatttatattatatatataatttattttttaaaatttataattaatatttttatatattctatAATTTCTAATATCATACTTAAAACActtactttctcttttttggcaCTTTCTCTACTGCtcattatatttctttttcatatcTATCTCATTAATGTTGAAATTATCTAACTAGTGATTGCAAAATACCTCTAATCTGTAATGTTGGCTCAACCCCTAGGCAATTTCCTAAATTGCTTATGGTTACAAATAGTAATAATTCGTCATAATTTTACTCCTTAAGTGTAATGCTATACTTGTATAACAACCTAAAATGAGTTATAAttcatacctttttttttaattaattttttttagctaaaaattaaaaacttctTGCGTGTTTGGCTCTAACTTGAAAAGTTAGCTTATTTTaatattcagcttatttttgttactatttatgggtcttattgcattttttggtactattcatgggtctcactgtattatttcaactaaattttacctttatctatagtacttttagccaaaaattttcagttttagcataataagcggatcccaaacaaATCCTTCATGtgcatttttctctctatctcatttaGAAAAGTCTCTCATCATTTactcaagaaaaagaaacaaaaaatcttccgatcttcccataaaaaaatttaaataattgaaatataaatatacaaaaatatttcaCCTATAAAAGTACCCACTTCAAGCCTCAAGTTTTTTGAGCTGGCCCTACAAACTTGCTCCAAACCTAATGTGTCCAGCTTACCTCCAAAGCAGGTTTTCCCCCATTTGCATCAAGGATTGGGCACCCTTAATTAATCCCACCTAGCCCCATCTTATCCTGTTGTCATTCCTAGGGTGtatttagataccgcttattttgctgaaactgaaaaattatcgctgaaaatactgtagataaaggtaaaagttagttgaaatagtacagtagggGCCTacgaatagtaccaaaaataagttgaatagtgaaataattttcatttttcattttaacccaaacgCACACCTAAGTTGTCAGGGCACTAAACGCTAATGCATTTGCCTTTTAGTTCTCATTATTCTATAACAATTCATGGCATAAATTTATCCTATAATTAGTAATTTCTTCTCATGCCCTACTTCTCACATGGGTTCATTAATTTACAGAAACTTATGGACTAGGTTGCACTGACATGTCATTTTTGGCGACGTACCGGTGTCCAACACGTGTCGGACATCGGAACTAGTATGACTCGCTCAACCCTGGTGTCTGAgtagtgtcttttttttttttttttgcttctccgACACAACTCCGACGTGGCTCCGACACTCCGGTGTCCGAgtatgactctctctctcagcGTGGACAACATGTCTGACCtcttatattctctctctctctctctctctctctattttttttttctttcagatATTTGGGTGTACTGttacttataagttataacttataatgcgttttttattattattttaatctcaCTCTCAGTGTCACAGTGTCACTGTGTTATActttttattatgaatttttaattttttttctttactcaatcttttgttttgccttataaattataatgtttatt from Castanea sativa cultivar Marrone di Chiusa Pesio chromosome 6, ASM4071231v1 includes:
- the LOC142640112 gene encoding uncharacterized protein LOC142640112: MEAICSWKISNNWSCPICKKALESINHALLCCDFSSPVWNLWPENPLNTREIRWSFIDSAMFLLSHHPQHDLEYFFGIAWAIWYNRNKVVHEGNCLSHQQVWQIAKNVVEDSYNAADWDFPQLRPLPTKWNLPPPGFFKVNVDGATSNLGGNSSVGAIIRDYTGQVIAASCKILKAGYSADLVETLALLHGVMLAQELHLSRVLMESNALAVIQAVNDKCTGCSSGHIIQVILQSRNSFESCTFQHTSRQFNQVAHELAHYARRAECSQDWRGVTPPFIAALVQADQL